From one Triticum urartu cultivar G1812 chromosome 3, Tu2.1, whole genome shotgun sequence genomic stretch:
- the LOC125548149 gene encoding ervatamin-B-like, which translates to MTSSMPCLVLLLGIACILQASLTAAAWELPESEVRSRWTRWQTKYSKRYPTPEEKEKRFQVFKTNTNSIGAFASQTTVNAVVGGFGPQTVTTVRVGMNRFGDLNPSEVAEQFTGFNNSVFTPERPSPLPYDSWKPCCVDWRSSGAVTGVKFQGSCLSCWAFAAVAAIEGMNKIRTGDLVSLSEQQLVDCDTSSSGCSGGRTDTALGLVASRGGITSEERYPYSGFKGTCDVDKLLFDHQAAVKGFKAVPPNDERQLALAVARQPVTVYIDASTWEFQFYSGGIFRGPCSADAARVNHAVTIVGYCEEFGEKFWIAKNSWSNDWGDQGYIYLAKDVFWPTGTCGLATSPFYPTA; encoded by the exons atgacttcttccatgcCTTGCCTTGTCCTGCTCTTGGGCATCGCCTGCATCCTGCAGGCGTCGCTGACCGCGGCGGCGTGGGAGCTGCCGGAATCCGAGGTGAGGTCCAGGTGGACGAGGTGGCAAACCAAATACTCGAAGCGCTACCCGACCCCCGAGGAGAAGGAGAAGCGGTTCCAGGTATTCAAGACGAACACCAACTCCATCGGCGCTTTCGCCAGCCAGACTACGGTCAACGCCGTCGTCGGCGGGTTCGGGCCCCAGACCGTCACCACGGTCAGGGTCGGCATGAACAGATTCGGCGACCTCAACCCCAGCGAGGTCGCCGAGCAGTTCACCGGGTTCAACAACTCCGTCTTCACCCCAGAGCGTCCCTCCCCGCTCCCCTACGACTCCTGGAAGCCGTGCTGCGTTGACTGGCGCTCGAGCGGCGCCGTCACCGGCGTCAAGTTTCAGGGCTCTTGCT TGTCATGCTGGGCATTCGCGGCCGTGGCGGCCATCGAGGGCATGAACAAGATCAGGACCGGCGATCTGGTGTCGCTGTCGGAGCAGCAGCTCGTGGACTGCGACACCAGTAGCAGCGGCTGCAGCGGCGGCCGCACTGACACTGCCCTGGGCCTCGTGGCCTCCCGCGGCGGCATCACGTCCGAGGAGAGGTACCCGTACAGCGGCTTCAAGGGCACCTGCGACGTGGACAAGCTGCTGTTCGACCACCAGGCGGCCGTCAAGGGATTCAAGGCCGTGCCGCCCAACGACGAGCGGCAGCTGGCGCTGGCCGTGGCGCGGCAGCCCGTGACGGTATACATCGACGCCAGCACCTGGGAGTTCCAGTTCTACTCAGGCGGCATCTTCCGGGGCCCCTGCTCCGCCGACGCCGCGAGGGTCAACCACGCCGTCACCATTGTCGGCTACTGCGAGGAGTTCGGCGAGAAGTTCTGGATCGCCAAGAACTCGTGGAGCAACGACTGGGGCGACCAGGGATACATCTACCTCGCCAAGGACGTCTTCTGGCCGACGGGCACCTGCGGCCTCGCCACCTCGCCCTTCTACCCAACAGCTTGA
- the LOC125548150 gene encoding peroxidase 1-like: MVAAMVAVVVVAAVCLRLPAVARGQLQVGFYNTSCPNAESLVQQAVASAFANDSGVAAGLIRLHFHDCFVRGCDASVLLVSANGTAERDAAPNKPSLRGFEVIDAAKVAVEKSCARTVSCADIVAFAARDSINLTGQAAYQVPSGRRDGNFSLDQDALNNLPPPTFTAQQLVDRFANKTLTAEEMVILSGAHTVGRSFCSSFLARIWNNTTATVDTGLSPAYAALLQALCPSSPNAATTTAVDPTTPAVLDNNYYKLLSLNLGLFFSDNQLRTNATLNTSVNSFAANETLWKQKFVAAMVKMGNIEVLTGTQGEIRLNCSVVNNRSSVAAPEIHHYYSGSTASIEEIATS; this comes from the exons ATGGTGGCTGCCATGGTTGCCGTGGTTGTGGTGGCGGCGGTGTGCTTGCGGCTGCCGGCGGTGGCTCGCGGGCAGCTCCAGGTGGGCTTCTACAACACGAGCTGCCCCAACGCGGAGTCGCTGGTCCAGCAGGCCGTCGCCAGCGCCTTCGCCAACGACTCCGGCGTCGCCGCCGGCCTCATCCGCCTCCATTTCCATGACTGCTTTGTCCGG GGATGTGACGCCTCCGTGCTGCTGGTGTCCGCCAACGGCACGGCCGAGCGCGACGCGGCCCCGAACAAGCCGAGCCTCCGGGGATTCGAGGTGATCGACGCCGCCAAGGTCGCCGTGGAGAAGAGCTGCGCGCGCACCGTCTCCTGCGCCGACATCGTGGCCTTCGCCGCGCGCGACAGCATCAACCTCACCGGGCAGGCCGCGTACCAGGTCCCCTCGGGCCGGCGCGACGGCAACTTCTCCCTCGACCAGGACGCGCTCAACAACCTGCCCCCGCCCACGTTCACGGCGCAGCAGCTCGTCGACCGCTTCGCCAACAAGACCCTCACCGCCGAGGAGATGGTCATCCTCTCCGGCGCCCACACCGTGGGCCGCTCCTTCTGCAGCTCCTTCCTCGCCCGCATCTGGAACAACACCACCGCCACC GTGGACACGGGGCTGAGCCCGGCGTACGCGGCGCTGCTGCAGGCGCTGTGCCCGTCGAGTCCGAACGCGGCCACGACGACGGCGGTCGACCCGACCACGCCCGCGGTGCTGGACAACAACTACTACAAGCTCCTGTCGCTCAACCTCGGCCTCTTCTTCTCCGACAACCAGCTGCGGACCAACGCGACGCTCAACACGTCCGTGAACAGCTTCGCGGCGAACGAGACGCTGTGGAAGCAGAAGTTCGTGGCGGCCATGGTGAAGATGGGGAACATCGAGGTGCTCACGGGCACCCAGGGGGAGATCCGGCTCAACTGCAGCGTCGTCAACAACCGGTCGTCGGTGGCAGCCCCCGAGATTCACCACTACTACTCGGGATCCACCGCCTCCATCGAGGAGATCGCGACCAGCTGA